ccaaaaaaatgcaaataatgtaTAAAGTCAGAAATAGAATGGTTCCAGAGTCTATCCAGAAGCAGTTTCAGATTAGAGAGAGCAAGTATGAAGTGAAATTTAATACAGAAATTaatgataatacattttatataaattGATAATATCCTGAGGGATctaagaacaaaaaaaagaataaaatagaatGTAAAAAGGGTAGGTGTAATAAGCAAATACTTCAACCTACTCCTTTTCTATCAGTATTGATTATAAACAAGTTAAGATGACACTGCATGAACTATGgtgacactttgtttttttttaccgtttatgttatgtaagtgatgttgtgtatttatgtgattgattgaactaaactaaactaaatatctGCCTGAATAACTAAAAACACGTGTGGGTCTTTATTTCATTAATAAACTTCCATATGTTGACCTTAAGATGAACGTCTtgatgtgtgtttctgtgcctTTGTTGTCGACAGTGTACTGTGATGCCGTGTCACATGGGCGTGCGCTGCATAAACACGTCCCCGGGTTTCCGGTGCGGTACCTGTCCTGCTGGGTACACCGGCCCCCAGGTCCAGGGCGTTGGCCTTGCCTACGCCACCGCCAACAAACAGGTCAGCATCGtcggtgaacacacacacagttcagccCCTCTTAACTACTCTAATTGTTACTGCTTCTACTATCTACTAatacagcaaaataaaaaagcaaaggGTAATGCATTTATTACAAACACATATCTGTGATTAAATATTCTAAACTCAAGGTTCACTTACTAGCAAGTTTTTGACCATCTCCCACCACCTTCTTAAGCTAAAGCCAGTAAGTGAACCATGCATTAGTAGGCCTATGTTGTTATTTTAGTGGTAGTAGGTATAATGGCAATGGTACAGGTATTGtgtaacacatttaaataacaaaaacattagTAAATCAATATTATATTGTCACTGAAGATTCATATTGATTGAAGATTACCTACAGTAATTGCTAAGCAACATATGTaaaggaagttaaaaaaaactgtgaaaagtATCAAGATGCTGAATTAGTAAAATATTATCATTACcggtatattatatattgttgATAGTTTTTGAACCTGAGGGAGAAGAAACTTTCCCCTCTGCGCCTCAACATGTTTGTCTTTGCTTCCCACCAGCTCCTTCCTAAATTTGTCACCAACACCTCCTTTCTCTCTTGTGTACATACAGCATGTCACACAGGGTGCACTggtctgtttcagcaccacctTAATCCTCGATGCAGGACTGCCGTCACTCTGCCGcacttcatttttattttctgcctCTTGACATGAAAGTCCATTAAattatctgatgtttctgtgtttttgtcctaTCAAGGTGTGCAAAGATATCAATGAGTGCGAAGGCCTCAACAATGGAGGCTGTGTGGAGAACTCTGTCTGTATGAACACCCCTGTGAGTAGAAACACTAGGAATTTACAATAAATCCCTGACTGTCACTTTTGTGGAAAATATGCTGGCCGCTGCTAATATAATACCCTGTAGCACATACAACCCATTAGAAGGTTTATATTTTTGCAGGATCATATCACATACAGTATCATGTTCCTAAAGTGCTATATAAGGGGCCCCGCCATTTCAGACATTCAGTGCTCGTTAAGTTTGTTAACGGAAGAATGTTGAAAATACAAACTCACCAAAGGGAAACTTAACTATCATTCTCTCAAAAAGGCACATGTAAAGTACCAATACCATGACTTAAAGCAAGAGTGTAACTTTTAAAACAATACTCCTCTTTCAAAGGAAAAGTTGAATTCATAAAGCATGAAAATGTGCCATTACTCAATTCAGGACACCCGATGTTTTGTTACCAGAGCCTTACTTCTTCCTTACGTCTGGTGTGACCAGTGGCTTATGGTAGCCAATGCTAGCAAACTTTAGATATATATTTCTGTATAACTGACCATACTGAGTCAGCTCATTagagcttttatttttattacttcTGCCCACAGTGCCCTTTAAGGCCCCTTTATACTGTGCAAATACCAGCATGTTAATTGCATATCACACTGGGCGATGGGTAAAATAAAGTCTTGGTCAAAATCTGTGTCACACTGTGAATTATCGATGTTGAAGCAACATTTTGCATACAGAGACACATTATCAACTCGTATCATCCATCTATGCCACTCTCAAGTTTTGAAAATGatgcaaacaaaaacacaggctTTTACCACAAATGTCTTATTTTTGCCTCCATCtttctgttttatgtttttttttaactgaaaatTGGAAATAGAGCTTACAACTAAACACTGGCCACTGTATTCTGTGAcactgtagtctcgctttgccagaccttcctccacagtgctgcaaaggagggtctggctggtccacacagcattctgggatgggagaaaaacatgctctggtttattggcatttctttaaactaatcacaatcgtcttgggccgCACTAAGCGCccgacagagccacggtgcctctgcaaaatagcctcgggaaggaacttgttttggtggaacgtgtgtacgttcaaaagttgttttagtcgtgcaacagaaaactcagattggtcagatagtctagctagctgtctgtatttaccatgcagagatctgaggagcagttaaccctagtcctcataaattgaccggagtttaaaattccaacacaaagaaagcagaaggtaacggacatccgggcAAAAAGAGCGTGATCCATcggaatttccagcagcaccggagcaatccaaGAAGTATAACTGTAAAATCTAATATGGTGCATCATAGTTTCTCCTTCCTGCTCAATGCAGTGTTTGGAGGtcctataaaaaataataatgtaggAATGTAGACTGACATTCGCCCTTATCAGTGAAATGATTGGTCTGTTTCCCCTGTGTGTCATCAGGGCTCATTCAGGTGTGGTCCCTGTAAGACAGGCTACGTTGGGGACCAGCGGCGTGGCTGTAAGCCGGAGAGAGCCTGTGGGAACGGCCAACCCAACCCCTGTCACGCCAGCGCTGAGTGCATTGTCCATCGAGAGGGTAAAATTGAGTGTCAGGTGAATAAATTAAAACGCTCTGCCCCATGTTCTGAGTTCATACTTCTCGGAGCAAAAGTGGGCAGTTTCACACTGTAGCAGCCCCAAGTAGGAGTGAgggatttacattttttatgcttttaaaGTGTGACAATCTTCATTATCCACTTATTTAAGTTTTGATTCATTAGTTTCACTGTGTGCAGTAAATCTCTCCTCCTTCATTATCCATTGCTTGTGTAAAAAACTAGCAAATTgtacttaaagcgtaactctcgccaaaatgcaacctagggtctttttgtgaatgtacccgaatcaaactttagtttaaaagcataattaggacggaaacgccacttttaagatttactgtatttttgttttcggtcaaatggccttttgaatgggatgctaggggcactactatgatcgcatcaaaatcgctatttttaaaacactaagaaggctcgacacaacatgaaactttgctcgaagtatcaccaggggctctacacatgaactcgagcattgagaacattgtttgtgtacacagagtttactaaaaagaaaggttttgaactactcactttagcagtttgtttttgccagTCAAAACGTGTCGATCTCCGAAtggacagggaggagagtaaagatggaaagctcctgaAGCTTAGTTTCATataaattgttttgttgttagtggcaaacaatattgaccttgtagttgaaaaaggagcctcatataagaatgacatttcctcctatggagtctgtCCATTCGCATTTGGAgatcgacactttttgactggcaagatggcggAAAACGAAAATACgttaaatcttaaaagtggcgtttgcATCCtatttatgcttttaaacgaaagtttgactcaggtacattcacaaaaagaccctaggttgcattttggcgagagttacactttaatttATTGCCACAAACATTTTGCATCATTAGTCAGGTAGAGCTTTAACTATAGAAGTTACAGTTTGTACACAGCTGCTACACATATCATGAAGAGTTCTTTGAATTATATAACTTTTGTGCCagatattttaaaaatcaaaggTCTTTTTGAGCACTTAATGTCATCTGGTACTGAATGCAGTACACAACACGGCCAATGAAAAGTCTGTACAGTACATAAAACATTATCCATCCTCAGTGCGGAGTGGGATGGGCTGGCAATGGCTACCTCTGCGGGGCAGACATTGACATTGATGGTTTCCCCGATGAGAAGCTGGCCTGTCCTGAGATGAACTGCAACAAGGTAAGTCTCCTGAGAGTCTTCATGAGAAATCTTTACTGTAAAAATGAATGACACAAAAACAGCATAAAATATTCACAGGTGTTATGCAGATGtggtaatatactgtatgttgttgtaaGTTAATTTTTGTTGCCAGATACtgactgaattattttttaaggCTGTGGTCTGGGGTTTGAAATGCTtttgaaaaacaacaatttgaCCATCATGGTCAGTTCTTAAATTTAATTGGTCCATAACACTGTATAACAGACACTGTTATTCATTTTGTTGGATCTGATTTTAGTCTActttaacttttctttttagGATAATTGTCTCACTGTTCCCAACTCTGGTCAAGAAGATGCTGACCTTGATGGAATTGGAGATGCCTGTGATGAGGATGCAGATGGGGATGGGATCCTCAACATGCAGGTTCATGCATAAAAGACACCGATGGcatataaaaataatttaaaagacataaaaaaccAATGAAAAGCCTGAGTACATCTATGTTTTTGTACCTCTTTACAGGATAACTGCGTGTTGGTGCCTAACGTGGACCAGAGGAACGTCGATGAGGATGACTTTGGCGACGCCTGCGACAACTGTCGCGCCATCAAAAACAACGACCAAAAAGACACAGATGTGGACAAATTCGGTGATGAGTGTGATGAAGACATAGATGGGGATGGTTAGTGTTCTACATATCTTTTACACACCGTCCCTTCAATATGGATTTGTTCATACATTAGGTATAGATGTTTTGAGTTATAAACGGTAGGTTTAAAGCTGCAAATTCACCGTAGGCTACCAATATGTTGTAAAGAGGCCTGCAATGTGGGTACAGCTAAATTAAGGCTACatattaaaaaacagaaaagataaAACTTTAACAGAGTTGGCAGGGGAGTATTATAAGTCACTTAATCATTCACTGGTTCCTACTTTAATTCCAGGAATCCTCAATCACTTGGATAACTGCAAAAGGGTTCCCAATGCTGACCAGAAAGATCGCGATGGAGACAAAGTGGGAGACGCCTGCGACAGCTGTCCTTATGTTCCAAACCCTGACCAGGTCAGAAAtctctttttcatgttttaaggTGGCTCTGCAAGCAAAAAAATGTCTGGTAAGCCAAAGTACATACAGTTTTAACCCTTCAGACagagtacaaaaaaaatgtacagcACAAATAGGAAATGCCAAGTAAGGTGAGTAAAGGGTAAGTAAAGTGGAGATTGCAACTTGTAAACAACTAGTAAAAACTTAAAagcccctacaaagttaaaaaaaaaaacaaaaaacatcaaataatcAAATAGTCATGACTTATACACAACAATCAATGTTAaagtttgaaaacaaaaaatctattttaacTATATAGAGTCAAACACTCAGCTAATCTGCTTCATCTGGAATGTGTGGGTGTGATTTTATCTGATTTAAATGACAGATGCCTTGTAACAACTCCagatattaattaaaaaaaaaaagaaaaatgaccaCCTTTTCCAACTGAgctacattaaaacacacactgaaatcTCTGTTGTAACTTTGAAAAATAGCTTGTGTTCATGAAGTACCCTATCCCTCAAAGTAATTCGCTGATTGAGGAAGCAGTTTTTCAGGAACTTTAAGAGCAAAGACACGATAAAGAGGTTTTTTTTATCTCTAAGAACACTGACCAATTAGATCTgcacaaaaagttaaaaacacaacaacttaACAGCAGCAGAAAATCTTGCTTGACTTTGTTCACTTTCACACTAACTATAATCCATTTCCTGTTTCTCAGACGGATGTGGACAACGACTTGATTGGAGACCCCTGTGACACCAACAAGGACAGGTACtatgtgacatcatcagtcaCATCACATATATTTATTGTGAATTATCAGTGTAACGAGTGTACTGGAGATCAAAATCTGCACATGAATGCCAGTAAAAGTCTCTCTTGTACAGTGACGGAGACGGTCACCAAGACTCCCGGGACAACTGTCCAGCTGTCATCAACAGCTCCCAGCTGGACACCGACAAGGACGGCATGGGAGATGAGtgtgatgatgacgatgataaCGACGGCATCCCAGACCTGCTGCCACCTGGTCCGGATAACTGCCGTCTGATCCCCAACCCTCTGCAGGAGGACTCTAACGGTGGGTTATGGCCCTGTCTACATCTAGTAaataactagtctatatccacgacattcctgCCGGATCACACTCTTTTcgcccggatgtccgttaccttctgctttctttgtgttggaattctaaactccggtggatttatgagaactatggttaactgctcctcagatctctgcagggtaaatagaaacagctagctggactatctgtccaatctgagttttctgttgcacgactaaaacaaattttgaacgtacacgttccaccgaaacaagttccttcccgaggcttgtttgcagcagcaccgtgtcTCTGTCGGGCACTTGgtaccgcccatgatgattgtgattggtttaaagaaatgccaataaaccagagcaagtttttctACCATTCCGAaaggctgtgtggactagccagaccctcctccgcagcgctgtggatgaagatctggcaaagtgagactagtaAATAACAAATGAAGAAAAGCTTTTGTTCCTAAGACAGTCTTTATATTTATCTTCTCAGGTGATGGTGTGGGCAACATATGCGAGAAGGATTTTGACAACGACACTATCATCGACACCATCGATGTTTGTCCAGAAAACGCTGAGGTCACCCTCACCGACTTCAGGGAGTACCAGACCGTCGTTTTAGACCCGGAGGGAGACGCACAGATCGACCCCAACTGGGTGGTGCTGAACCAGGTTAAGTGActtgtttgtttctgtattttttgtgtCCCAAAACACTAAACATCTTCTTGATCTGATTAAATTTCTCTTAAATCCACTCTTTTGTCTGTGCAGGGAAGAGAGATCGTCCAGACTATGAACAGTGATCCTGGGTTGGCTGTTGGTAAGAGCATTACATCTGCTTTTTAAAGGAAAAgtgcaacattttgggaaattggCATTACCTCTCAAAGTTGTGGATGGTACTAACAGAACCGCTTCATTCCATCCAGTTTTTTGATACCTCTCTGTTGAGGTACCTAGCACATTGATCTGATACTAAAAGGTGGAGCTAGAAACACTGCAGTCTGCGATTGGTGTGTAGACGTTCCTCTGCATCGTCGGGGAAGAGGAAATACAGTAAGAGCTGGATGGAGCAGTGAGGAATAAAAAGGTTTTTCAGCTTGTTTCTTGGCCCAATGCTGTCCAAGGCTATTACTATCCAGTAACAACCCTGCCTACATTTAAGAGTACTGTCTGGGATGGAAACGCAGAACATATCTAGTGTTTTGGTACATGTCCATAGAGGTTACGTACGGTTCTAAAAGATACAATACCGAACGCGTTTGATGGAAATGTGGCTTAAGTTTGAGCAGGAGTCGTGTGCACATCAACAAAACCTCAGTGGGATGGGTGctggatgcaaaaaaaaatcaataaaattgCAATCCAAAGTACTTGGATCACAGCTCCCGTTAATTATATTAGTGATGTTTCAACCAACTGCAGGTGAAGAAGTGTATTCCTTAAAATGTCTGACTATTTAAATGTCTCCACCAGGTTACACGGCTTTCAGCGGTGTGGATTTTGAAGGGACGTTTCATGTTAACACAGTAACGGACGATGACTACGCAGGATTTATCTTCGGGTACCAGGACAGCTCCAGTTTCTACGTGGTGATGTGGAAGCAGGTAGAACAGATCTACTGGCAGGCAAACCCGTTCAGAGCCGTTGCAGAACCAGGCATCCAACTGAAGGTAGTCTACCATTCTACCACAGGGAAATGTTGCAGGAATTTAACTTTTTAGCAGTTTAGTCATAAGAAATACTGGTACTACTTTCTGATAAGGCTCCATTTATAAATGATATATAATCTGTAATAAATGGCTTTAATGATGGCTAATAAATCATGTATTATTGATCTGATTATAGATCATTTGTAAGCCATTAATAAGAAAAACGTTTGGGTAATCAGGTTGggaaaaatcctcattggggcGAACCTTCTAATGGACTGTTCAATCACTTAACTTCTAGAAAAGTGACCTGCAATTAGAAATGTTAATAAACCACTAACAAAGGGTTCTTGCAATAATCCATCAAGTCTGCAGTTATGTTAATACA
This sequence is a window from Sander lucioperca isolate FBNREF2018 chromosome 11, SLUC_FBN_1.2, whole genome shotgun sequence. Protein-coding genes within it:
- the LOC116055223 gene encoding cartilage oligomeric matrix protein; this translates as MLWFLVLNCVLCMGGHAAAGQRDGEIISQIKMTNLALAEIKELLKQQIKEIVFLKNTVMECEACGMGGMQPRPSCVPNPCHPGVKCKETPQGTKCGPCPDGMEGNGTHCTDVDECTVMPCHMGVRCINTSPGFRCGTCPAGYTGPQVQGVGLAYATANKQVCKDINECEGLNNGGCVENSVCMNTPGSFRCGPCKTGYVGDQRRGCKPERACGNGQPNPCHASAECIVHREGKIECQCGVGWAGNGYLCGADIDIDGFPDEKLACPEMNCNKDNCLTVPNSGQEDADLDGIGDACDEDADGDGILNMQDNCVLVPNVDQRNVDEDDFGDACDNCRAIKNNDQKDTDVDKFGDECDEDIDGDGILNHLDNCKRVPNADQKDRDGDKVGDACDSCPYVPNPDQTDVDNDLIGDPCDTNKDSDGDGHQDSRDNCPAVINSSQLDTDKDGMGDECDDDDDNDGIPDLLPPGPDNCRLIPNPLQEDSNGDGVGNICEKDFDNDTIIDTIDVCPENAEVTLTDFREYQTVVLDPEGDAQIDPNWVVLNQGREIVQTMNSDPGLAVGYTAFSGVDFEGTFHVNTVTDDDYAGFIFGYQDSSSFYVVMWKQVEQIYWQANPFRAVAEPGIQLKAVKSNTGPGENLRNALWHTGDTSDQAKLLWKDARNVGWKDKTSYRWFLQHRPADGYIRVRFYEGPQMVADTGVIIDTTMRGGRLGVFCFSQENIIWANLRYRCNDTLPEDFDTYRAQQVRLVA